Below is a genomic region from Lineus longissimus chromosome 4, tnLinLong1.2, whole genome shotgun sequence.
tcatcatactcataatcatcattatcgtcgtcAATTATCATCCACGAAGATGGCCTATAAACAGCGTCTTAAAAGTCGTGACCAAAGGCGAACAATTTCGGTCCGGTTCCATTATGCAAGACCTGTCAATCTCTAGTAATAGATAATTTCCTGTTGAAGCTGGGTGGTGCGCAGAACCTTGCGTTCGCTGGACTTTTTCTCCAGGTTTCTAAGATCTCTGTCACACCCTTGTTAAATCCGCGAACAAGCAACACATTAGTTAATTAGATCAAATTACGCCGCTTCATTCGCGAGCAGGATTTGAGCCAAATCGGAAATTTCCCTGCTAGTTGTTCCGATGGCGGTCGAGTGTATCACAACCACCCCAGGCTATCTCTGTAGCGTACAATCTTGCACCAAAGGAAAAGGACAACCCTGTTTACTGTTAATCTTCCACAAAACATTATCCTTCTTCAGGCTTCAGCAGATTCAGGCCGCGTTGTCAGAGCCGtagatcgggggggggggcatgtagGGGGCACCAAAACGCGTGTTCGCTGAAGAAACATCTAAGGGGTGCATACTAACATCATTTGTTTTGACCgaaaaagctcaaaaactttGTTTCTAAGTGCTTAGAGGAGACAACATGTAATCCTCTCACTAAATGAGAAACGAAGCAATTAGAAGTTGCTTTCGATCATCATTCTCTGTCATGAACTTCACAACAAACACTCCTTCTCATCTCGTGGATTCGAAATATCAGCTTTGTTTTTCGAATTCTTTAACTGTTTCAGCGTTGTTTTTTTAAGACTTGTCGAGATTCGTGCAATCTTTTAATTTACTTCTTCTTTTCTCCAAAAACTTGAGCATCCGGAACATTCAAATGCAGGATGTGTTCAGATTACCCGCTCCGCATGGACCCCGAAGGCATAAGGATTCGACATGCACGAACCGCCTCCAGCCATGTCACGCGCCTTCAGCGTTCATGAAAAAATATACTGCATGTGacacttaaagggggactacaggcaggagctagggaGTCAAATTGGTACTCTTCATGTGATCAATATCTCAGCAGCGTTCGAGGACTGGGTCGGGATTAACTCAGCGCCGAATATATTCGATGTATAAGTGTGAATAGTTTGGTGTTAACATCAGATGGAAGAGACCCCAACTGGCGAATTCGTGTGACTTAATTTGACCTACCTAGAGTTTCCCCTTAACACATAAAGAGGACGATATATGGCCAAGTTGGGGTTGGGTTGGGCTGCAGACAGGCCACGGCCGTCAATAGGTCAGAGATTATTGCGCATATGATAGAAACCTTTGTTCCACTAAGTCATTTACAACTTCAACATGAGAAAATGAAACTAACTCTTTGGTTGTTTTATGGCAAAAGCGAATAACATAGGTTTATTCAACACAACTAAAGTATGTCATATATTTACACAGCGTAGCTGATTGACCAAGAATTCACAAACAATACATCATTGGACTGGATCGATGGTTCAGCGGTGTGGTAGTGAAATATACAATCCATGAGACATATTCCTTATCACACTCCTCTTGTATTTCTTTAgagaaaacaaataaaaacaatgaaagatGGCACAGACATTAGAAAACAACTATGTTATACCAAAGGCGTCTTTAATGGCGTCTTCACTCGTCATATTTGGAAAGACAACACTTAAATGTCTGAAGAGTGTACTTAAAAAACACTGTAGATTCAAACACGACGGTAGATCCATGGTCATGCCAGTTCGTCAGGTGGTTCGATATCGGAGTCATCAGATTCTGGGGGTAGATCTTTGGTAGATCGCCGACGTATCTCCTCTTCCTCCGCCCTGAAACGATAGAACAAGATCTCGGGATAGTTAGATAAAGCTAGACCTTGTTAACCACGAAATTTTCATTTGACATGAGAGTATAGAATACTACATCCTCATGTTATAGCCAAGGTCATAACAATTAATGGTCACTTCACTAGTTTCTCTAAATATAAAAACCTTCTATTAGTTTGCACAGTCATGTACGACCGTGTTATTCCATCTAATCCTTCTTGTGAGCGATATAAAAGATTTGGTGGTCATGATTCGTTCTCACCAGTAGAATTGGCATTTCAAAAAGGCTAGCCATATCTAAGCAGGGACAGCCGCACTTACGCTAGCAGATACTTGACACACTCAACATGTCCATAAGTCTCTGCGATATGCCTGGGCCTCTCTCCAAACTTGTCCTTCTTCATGATCGAGACATGAGCATTGTGAAGGGCTCGCAGCACCGTCAACCGGCCGGCCTCCGCAGCGCAGTGCGCTGGGGTCCATCCGCCAGACATCCGCGCTGTGCCATTGGCACCGTAGTCCAGGAGTAACCGGATGCATTCAACAAAGCCTGGAAGAAGTGATGAGATTGTTATGCTGAGGGAATGGAAGTCATACACAACGGGCCTGGTGGGGTCTTTTCCGCTACGGTAcatattcattattcataagGGCAACTTTCCCGGGTCTTACATTTCATCAGCCGAAAAACGCAGTGGGAATGCTTCTACATACGCCTTTTTTTCACATCAGCGGCAGTATGGGAAACAGTTAGCGCTTAAAGGTGTCAGTATAGTCAAAGGGTCGTGGAATCGGACCCCATGCAGTCTGACCGCCGCTTTGTTTTCTTCTGCAGTTAGTACTCTGACAAGGGATGCTTACTACCTACTACTTGGAGCAGGTCCGACCTGGATATCACAGCGTTCCTCCGTGGAACATTCGGGCATCATATCTCAACTCACCTTTGGTCGCAGCCCAGTGTAAGGCTGTGCGACTCCCCCACTCTACGTCACGAAGATTGGCGTCAAATTTGCCACTCCTCAAGTACTGCTCCAAGGAATCCTGGTCCCCTACCGCTGCTGCTTCGTGTAACTCTAGTCCAGCCATGCTGGTCGTTGCTCTAGAACAACATCAAACTGAAAATAAGAGCTGTGATGTATCTGGACAATGTTCAGTCCAAAACTTAAGGATGAAAGTGTCAGCCTTATTTCATGAAATCGTGTCAAATGATATCTACTTGTAGTAAACGTTATGCGACAATACCTGGAATGCCAAGCCGTTTTTAGAGTGCTTGGAGAACCCCAAAGGGACTTGCAAAATGGTTTGTTCCCGGGAGCCGTTAATCCACAGGCCTACGTTTAGCCTGTAGTGCAATGTGTGTATTGGCCTCCAACTATTGACAAGCCTTGTCGCAGGACTAACCGTTGATCTGTCACCAAGCATAGTGGAAAAGGGGGAACAGGACTTTTTATGGAGGGAGAAACCCTTGGGCATTAGCTCGGTAACAAGACCTGAAACCAATCAATATATCATAATATAGAAATCACATACCTGAAATTTTCCCTCGTTCGTTCATAGCAAATGAATGGTTTGTATCTGCGCCATTATGCTATTGATTGTGTGTACATGACTAGTGAATAAGTAAGACCCACGGCCTTTCGTTTCACAAAAGCGGTTATTTATGACGTCTACTATTGATAAGCTTCATGGAAACGTACAGTTATCAGAGATTTTACATTGGAAATTCTCTTAGGCACGGTTATTTCATGGCAATGTGCTCGATTCCCTTATCTATTAATTGAACAGTTGACATGTGCCACGTTTATGTTGCTAGGTTGCCATGGAGAGCTAATCGTTAAAATGATTTGATTAGTACGCGGAAGATGGCGCCTATACGAAAGTGCCAAGTAGCAGATTCGCGATGATAGGCATTTTGTCAGTTTGTTGATGGAACAAGGGAAAAAGACCATGTTTTAAGTACGGACTTTTGAGAATTAAGTTAAATCACTTGGAACAAATGGTAGACCGGTTGTCTTCTGTTGTTTAAGAATTCTGGTCTATTG
It encodes:
- the LOC135486452 gene encoding ankyrin repeat domain-containing protein 66-like, translated to MAGLELHEAAAVGDQDSLEQYLRSGKFDANLRDVEWGSRTALHWAATKGFVECIRLLLDYGANGTARMSGGWTPAHCAAEAGRLTVLRALHNAHVSIMKKDKFGERPRHIAETYGHVECVKYLLAAEEEEIRRRSTKDLPPESDDSDIEPPDELA